From a single Streptomyces liliifuscus genomic region:
- a CDS encoding Moenomycin biosynthesis protein MoeN5 yields MTAVLPESYTTSMLVTESANRDHVTDFVARNGGSPELVAHTAALRLYLRVPHFLTEWVTEPGRRTAVARALAMDIVAMKLLDDLMDDDTGLDRVELACLCLHLHLTALHEMCALAADARAVTDVLEHDFTAVCTGQIRTKSHRAENLDEWCANASTYGATFLGCYGTLSAICGREERSVDPARRFAEAFGTIITIADDLTDYDRNGEREGNLGHLMRTGAVPARDVEALLERLRAQALDAVREQPASSGLVPVVGLYTDDVLDRLLPRHLVH; encoded by the coding sequence ATGACCGCGGTACTGCCCGAGTCCTACACCACGTCCATGCTGGTCACCGAGTCCGCGAACCGCGACCACGTCACCGACTTCGTCGCCCGCAACGGCGGTTCTCCCGAACTCGTGGCCCACACAGCGGCGTTGCGCCTGTATCTGAGGGTGCCGCACTTCCTCACCGAGTGGGTCACCGAACCGGGGCGGCGCACCGCGGTGGCCCGGGCGCTGGCCATGGACATCGTGGCCATGAAGCTGCTCGACGACCTCATGGACGACGACACCGGGCTCGACCGTGTCGAACTCGCCTGTCTGTGCCTGCACCTGCACCTGACGGCGCTGCACGAGATGTGCGCGCTCGCCGCGGACGCCCGCGCCGTGACCGACGTGCTCGAACACGACTTCACCGCGGTCTGCACCGGCCAGATCCGCACCAAGAGCCACCGCGCGGAGAACCTCGACGAGTGGTGCGCCAACGCCAGCACCTACGGCGCCACCTTCCTCGGCTGCTACGGCACGCTCTCCGCGATCTGCGGCCGCGAGGAGAGGTCCGTCGACCCCGCGCGGAGGTTCGCCGAGGCGTTCGGCACGATCATCACGATCGCCGACGACCTGACGGACTACGACCGCAACGGCGAGCGGGAGGGAAACCTCGGTCATCTGATGCGCACCGGGGCCGTGCCCGCACGGGACGTCGAGGCGCTGCTGGAGCGGCTGCGCGCCCAGGCGCTCGACGCGGTCCGGGAGCAGCCGGCCTCCTCGGGGCTGGTCCCCGTCGTCGGCCTGTACACCGACGACGTACTGGACCGGCTGCTGCCGCGGCACCTCGTGCACTGA
- a CDS encoding geranylgeranylglyceryl/heptaprenylglyceryl phosphate synthase yields the protein MNTSPQLVQRTEVPAVPPLLGPGAVLGRLRGHERGPVHIIDPFKVPQAEAVEKAKILDDLGCPALILASTDYESFESRMDPYVAAIKEVSSLPVLLHFPPRKGLGFPLARGADAVILPALLGSRDDYYVWKSYLETLINLPGRIDREDWPELLLTVALTFGEDHKTGDLLGTVPVATTIPDQIDRYIAVTRSFGFHMVYLYSRYAQVPVDVVSHFRRQLHPDQILFVSGNVRRREHVTAYLEAGADYVGFAGALEHVDWRSTLAEITADRP from the coding sequence GTGAACACGTCACCGCAGTTGGTCCAGCGCACGGAAGTCCCGGCCGTACCACCCCTGCTGGGACCAGGAGCCGTCCTCGGGCGGCTGCGGGGCCACGAGCGGGGGCCCGTCCACATCATCGACCCGTTCAAGGTGCCGCAGGCCGAGGCCGTGGAGAAGGCGAAGATCCTCGACGACCTCGGCTGTCCCGCCCTCATCCTCGCCAGCACCGACTACGAGTCCTTCGAGTCCCGCATGGACCCGTACGTGGCGGCGATCAAAGAGGTCAGCTCGCTGCCGGTGCTGCTGCACTTCCCGCCGCGGAAGGGCCTCGGCTTTCCGCTGGCCCGCGGCGCCGACGCCGTCATCCTGCCCGCGCTGCTCGGCTCACGCGACGACTACTACGTGTGGAAGAGCTATCTGGAGACCCTGATCAACCTGCCCGGCCGGATCGACCGCGAGGACTGGCCCGAACTCCTGCTCACCGTCGCCCTCACCTTCGGCGAGGACCACAAGACGGGGGACCTGCTCGGCACGGTGCCCGTGGCCACCACGATCCCCGACCAGATCGACCGCTACATAGCGGTCACCCGTAGCTTCGGCTTCCACATGGTGTACCTGTACTCCCGCTACGCCCAGGTCCCCGTCGACGTGGTCAGTCACTTCCGGCGGCAGCTCCATCCCGACCAGATCCTCTTCGTCAGCGGCAACGTCCGCAGACGGGAGCACGTCACCGCGTACCTGGAGGCGGGCGCCGACTACGTGGGCTTCGCCGGGGCACTGGAACACGTCGACTGGCGGTCGACGCTCGCCGAGATCACGGCGGACCGGCCATGA
- a CDS encoding prenyltransferase/squalene oxidase repeat-containing protein has protein sequence MAAVSAWELLKEARGPSDGWGYCPQVPGDADITSWVLRLAEALGAEDDLRADEGYRFVAAHLQEDGGISSYLPQFAAPFLDRVAPRWDAWYASHVCVTSAAAGLLQLPVHERLLTRLREIQRPDGSWPAYWWPDREYPTALAAEALTAGRPDGDRPEARAAAHWAAARIGADGAVRTELEPEGSAFATAFAMRAVLAGELPEGRHVVRRAVSYLTDSQEKDGSWRPSAWCRVPGPMEFDPDAREHWERGRRGKAALGSVVLDTKALYTTASVVAALARTSTAAVSSATAAPSRADLA, from the coding sequence ATGGCGGCGGTGTCCGCCTGGGAGCTGCTCAAAGAGGCCCGGGGCCCGTCCGACGGCTGGGGCTACTGCCCCCAGGTCCCCGGTGACGCCGACATCACCTCCTGGGTACTGCGACTTGCCGAAGCGCTGGGAGCCGAGGACGACCTCCGTGCGGACGAGGGATACCGCTTCGTCGCGGCGCACCTTCAGGAGGACGGCGGCATCTCCAGCTATCTGCCGCAGTTCGCCGCGCCCTTCCTGGACCGGGTGGCCCCCCGTTGGGACGCCTGGTACGCCAGTCATGTGTGTGTCACCTCGGCCGCCGCCGGGCTGCTCCAACTGCCGGTGCACGAACGGCTGTTGACCAGGCTCCGGGAGATCCAGCGGCCGGACGGATCGTGGCCCGCCTACTGGTGGCCGGATCGCGAGTACCCCACTGCGCTGGCGGCCGAGGCGCTCACCGCGGGCCGCCCGGACGGAGACCGTCCCGAGGCGCGGGCGGCCGCCCACTGGGCCGCCGCCAGGATCGGTGCGGACGGTGCCGTGCGTACCGAACTGGAGCCGGAGGGCTCCGCGTTCGCCACCGCCTTCGCCATGCGTGCCGTGCTGGCCGGTGAACTGCCCGAGGGCCGTCATGTCGTCCGCCGGGCTGTCTCCTACCTCACCGACTCCCAGGAGAAGGACGGCAGTTGGCGGCCGTCGGCATGGTGCCGGGTGCCCGGCCCCATGGAGTTCGACCCCGACGCGCGTGAGCACTGGGAACGCGGACGACGCGGCAAGGCCGCGCTGGGCTCCGTCGTCCTGGACACGAAAGCGCTCTACACCACCGCGTCCGTCGTGGCCGCGCTGGCCAGGACGAGCACCGCGGCGGTGTCCTCGGCGACGGCCGCGCCGAGCCGCGCGGACCTCGCATGA
- a CDS encoding ABC transporter permease, which produces MNRTLRMAEMTLRELLRRRGVLGLLLLVPLVFYLGRHDQPGQAIRFASLGVGFAVSTAALFSAVGGREIEPRLTLSGFRPRHLYLGRMLALLTAGLLISALYAVVVIVDQDVANPQAVALELALTSLVAVPLGLLLGLAVPRDLEGTLLLISVIGAQMVIDPAKDVSKVLPFWSTREIITYAVDGAGSGSLVSGATHAVVVTALLVLASGGVMSVRLRRRTHMQFV; this is translated from the coding sequence ATGAACCGGACCCTGCGCATGGCCGAGATGACACTGCGTGAACTGCTGCGCCGGCGCGGTGTGCTGGGCCTGCTCCTCCTCGTGCCGCTGGTGTTCTACCTCGGCCGGCACGACCAGCCCGGCCAGGCCATCCGGTTCGCCAGCCTGGGAGTGGGGTTCGCGGTGAGCACCGCCGCCCTCTTCTCGGCCGTCGGCGGCCGGGAGATCGAGCCCCGGCTCACCCTGTCCGGCTTCCGGCCCCGGCATCTGTACCTGGGCCGCATGCTCGCCCTTCTCACCGCCGGGCTGCTGATCTCCGCGCTGTACGCCGTGGTCGTGATCGTGGACCAGGACGTGGCGAACCCTCAGGCGGTCGCCCTGGAACTGGCGCTGACCTCCCTGGTGGCGGTCCCGCTCGGACTGCTCCTCGGCCTCGCCGTGCCCCGGGACCTGGAGGGCACCCTGCTGCTGATCTCCGTCATCGGCGCCCAGATGGTGATCGACCCGGCCAAGGACGTCTCCAAGGTGCTGCCCTTCTGGTCGACCCGGGAGATCATCACGTATGCCGTCGACGGCGCCGGCAGCGGTTCCCTCGTCTCGGGCGCGACGCATGCCGTCGTGGTGACCGCGCTGCTGGTTCTGGCGAGCGGCGGCGTCATGTCGGTGCGATTGCGTCGGCGTACCCACATGCAATTCGTGTGA
- a CDS encoding ABC transporter ATP-binding protein, which yields MRYSARAEQQLGGTSGPPSGRDVLLHAHGIVKSYGRRRVLDGVDLVVRAGEVAAIVGSNGAGKSSMLKICAGLLAPDKGRVTISGRLGYCPQNAGVMGFLTPREHFTLFGTGRGMGGRDADRRGRELASKLDWSVARGTLAKDLSGGTRQKLNVVLSALGEPDVLLLDEPYQGFDRGSYVDFWQNVWGWRDQGKAIVVVTHMLNQLDQVDHVLDLSPRKQEAGR from the coding sequence ATGAGGTATTCCGCACGTGCGGAACAGCAGTTGGGCGGGACGTCCGGGCCGCCGTCCGGGCGTGACGTCCTGCTGCACGCGCACGGGATCGTGAAGAGCTACGGCCGCCGCCGCGTCCTGGACGGCGTCGACCTCGTCGTGCGCGCGGGCGAGGTCGCGGCGATCGTGGGCAGCAACGGAGCAGGCAAGTCCAGCATGCTCAAGATCTGCGCCGGGCTCCTCGCCCCGGACAAAGGCCGGGTGACCATCTCCGGACGCCTCGGCTACTGCCCGCAGAACGCCGGCGTCATGGGCTTCCTCACACCGCGCGAGCACTTCACGCTGTTCGGCACGGGCCGGGGCATGGGCGGCCGGGACGCCGACCGCCGCGGACGCGAACTCGCCTCCAAGCTCGACTGGTCCGTCGCCCGCGGCACCCTGGCCAAGGACCTGTCGGGCGGTACGCGGCAGAAGCTGAACGTAGTCCTCTCCGCCCTCGGCGAGCCGGACGTCCTGCTGCTCGACGAGCCCTACCAGGGCTTCGACCGGGGGTCCTACGTGGACTTCTGGCAGAACGTCTGGGGCTGGCGAGACCAGGGCAAGGCGATCGTCGTCGTGACCCACATGCTCAACCAGCTCGACCAGGTCGACCACGTGCTGGACCTCAGCCCCAGGAAGCAGGAGGCGGGCCGATGA
- a CDS encoding glycosyltransferase family 2 protein: MTLVRSGEVQQDPANLETGLPSGGLGVLLPTYVARCDLTAHETALRHLLDALTEVRETRPGLPLTIWLGMQYGPGEQAEAVDRLRRLTSAAAVPVVGFALPGRGKLRTVNTALGLSRRLGHTGWLWTDDDVEFDPGCLARLVDRFHERGCTGAVGAHLVALPRPSAASRTMDRISGVTVPPGAYPAAACMLVAADVVADGIPARRLADDGFVLFELLDPDAADPLHDLEVLPDARGSFYRVTRTHDTLSRLRRSLYSHVTCTADYPWATARTYLTGTLFHGLWPLAAWDGSGGPVRGLKRWTVKAVHLTWFCSVATSLAVRGAAGRPLRHVEWGDDGDFMSPAAEGRPAAAHTGR, from the coding sequence GTGACCCTGGTCAGGTCGGGAGAGGTCCAACAGGACCCGGCGAACCTGGAGACCGGACTGCCCTCCGGTGGACTCGGGGTGCTGCTGCCCACATACGTGGCGCGCTGCGACCTGACGGCCCATGAGACCGCTCTCCGTCATCTCCTCGACGCTCTCACCGAGGTACGCGAAACCCGTCCCGGACTGCCGCTGACGATCTGGCTCGGCATGCAGTACGGCCCCGGCGAGCAGGCGGAGGCCGTCGACCGGCTGCGCAGGCTGACCAGTGCCGCCGCCGTGCCCGTCGTCGGATTCGCGTTGCCTGGCCGGGGGAAGCTCCGCACGGTCAACACGGCGCTCGGGCTGTCCCGGCGGCTCGGCCACACCGGCTGGCTGTGGACGGACGACGACGTCGAGTTCGACCCCGGCTGTCTCGCCCGGCTCGTCGACCGCTTCCACGAACGCGGCTGCACAGGCGCGGTCGGCGCCCACCTCGTGGCCCTGCCCCGTCCATCGGCCGCGTCACGCACGATGGACCGTATCTCCGGCGTCACCGTGCCACCGGGCGCCTACCCCGCGGCGGCCTGCATGCTCGTCGCGGCCGACGTCGTCGCCGACGGCATCCCGGCCCGCCGGCTCGCCGACGACGGCTTCGTGCTCTTCGAACTCCTCGACCCCGACGCGGCCGACCCGCTGCACGACCTCGAAGTACTGCCGGACGCCCGGGGCAGCTTCTACCGGGTCACCCGGACCCACGACACGCTGAGCCGGCTGCGCCGCTCCCTCTACAGCCATGTGACCTGCACGGCCGACTACCCGTGGGCGACCGCGCGGACGTACCTCACCGGCACCCTGTTCCACGGACTGTGGCCGCTCGCCGCCTGGGACGGCAGCGGCGGCCCGGTACGGGGGCTGAAGCGCTGGACCGTCAAGGCCGTACACCTGACCTGGTTCTGCTCGGTCGCCACGAGCCTCGCCGTACGTGGCGCGGCGGGCCGCCCGCTGCGGCACGTGGAGTGGGGCGACGACGGCGACTTCATGAGCCCGGCCGCCGAGGGGCGGCCCGCGGCGGCACACACCGGACGCTGA
- a CDS encoding glycosyltransferase family 2 protein yields MRTSAHKEAAVTVVLPHYDCADYLGVAAASVLAQDRTDLRLVVVDDRSPDETWTAALRPYADDPRLTVLRTSENVGHLRIKNKVLERVDTPYVAFQDADDISLPGRLRHQLALLERNKADLVGCAYEYIDAAGDSTGRRRMPRNGNLWMRLGRSTVVLHPSSVVRREVLELLGGFDGTVRLGADTDFHLRAARLYRLRSVRHVLYRYRIWPQSLTQAPETGFGSAERRSYTQAMNAQERRRREATTREELLPLLVAPPNDIDFTLDPVSVGG; encoded by the coding sequence GTGCGGACATCGGCACACAAGGAGGCGGCGGTCACCGTCGTCCTGCCCCACTACGACTGCGCGGACTACCTGGGCGTGGCGGCGGCCTCGGTCCTCGCCCAGGACCGGACCGACCTCCGCCTGGTCGTGGTCGACGACCGCTCCCCCGACGAGACCTGGACGGCCGCACTGCGTCCGTACGCCGACGACCCGCGACTTACCGTGCTGCGCACTTCCGAGAACGTCGGCCATCTGCGCATCAAGAACAAGGTCCTTGAGCGCGTGGACACTCCGTACGTCGCCTTCCAGGACGCCGACGACATCAGCCTGCCGGGCCGGCTGCGCCACCAACTCGCCCTGCTGGAACGGAACAAGGCCGATCTGGTGGGCTGCGCCTACGAGTACATCGACGCCGCGGGCGACAGCACGGGCCGCCGCCGGATGCCCCGCAACGGCAACCTGTGGATGCGCCTGGGCCGTTCGACTGTGGTGCTGCACCCGTCGTCGGTCGTGCGCCGCGAGGTGCTGGAGCTGCTGGGCGGCTTCGACGGCACGGTCAGGCTTGGCGCGGACACCGACTTCCACCTCCGGGCGGCCCGGCTGTACCGGCTGCGCAGTGTGCGCCATGTCCTGTACCGCTACCGGATCTGGCCCCAGTCGCTGACCCAGGCGCCCGAGACGGGCTTCGGGTCGGCGGAACGCCGCTCCTACACACAGGCCATGAACGCCCAGGAACGCCGCCGCCGCGAGGCGACGACCCGCGAGGAACTGCTGCCCCTGCTGGTCGCGCCGCCCAACGACATCGACTTCACGCTGGACCCGGTCTCGGTCGGCGGGTGA
- a CDS encoding glycosyltransferase — protein sequence MEPPLPEIAVVVAAPEGEWEPAVRSLLRQSLPPSAITVVTPADPLPDPLPDPRLHFVRRPSETAADACVEAARAARTPYVAFLHGRDEALPDWLRHLARAARDDAGLVQCGTLRLGADALVEGITLEPGLDGAAYAVRRDLLHTSGRRAGWVMVPRLLVRRRTDDTDATASAALAAGTCLVRDTHLVPSTHAPSPDMSDDMSGLRGAPELVSVVIPVRDGALTLPAQLRALASQSYTAPWEVLVVDNGSTDSTREVAEKARPDLPGLRIVDAHERPGESCARNRGIAAARGDFIAFCDADDVADPGWLTALASAAQDADLIGGSLDSTVLSPMYADEQPAPMTEQTDFLPFARGANCAAWKDVLTTIGGWDESYRGGGEDMDLSWRAHLCGYRVHYAHDARMHYRLRAELSGLARQKWNYGRSGARLYAAYRHAGFERRDNRTVLMNWSWLLLHTSDLARSPSLRRRWIRYGARLSGFLAGSTERGVRYL from the coding sequence ATGGAACCGCCCCTGCCCGAGATCGCCGTGGTCGTGGCGGCGCCCGAGGGCGAGTGGGAACCCGCGGTGCGCAGCCTGCTGCGCCAGTCCCTGCCGCCCTCCGCGATCACGGTGGTCACCCCGGCCGACCCACTGCCGGACCCACTCCCGGACCCACGGCTGCATTTCGTGCGCCGCCCGTCCGAAACCGCCGCCGATGCGTGCGTCGAGGCCGCGCGCGCCGCCCGGACTCCCTACGTCGCCTTCCTCCACGGCCGCGACGAGGCACTCCCGGACTGGCTGCGCCACCTGGCCCGGGCGGCCCGGGACGATGCGGGCCTCGTCCAGTGCGGCACGCTCCGGCTGGGGGCCGACGCGCTGGTCGAGGGCATCACCCTGGAGCCCGGTCTCGACGGTGCCGCGTACGCCGTACGACGCGATCTGCTGCACACGAGCGGCCGTCGGGCCGGGTGGGTCATGGTCCCGCGACTGCTGGTGCGACGCCGGACCGACGACACCGACGCCACCGCGTCCGCCGCCCTGGCCGCGGGGACCTGTCTCGTACGGGACACCCACCTCGTCCCCTCCACCCACGCGCCCTCCCCTGACATGTCCGATGACATGTCCGGACTGAGAGGGGCCCCGGAACTTGTCTCCGTGGTGATCCCCGTCCGCGACGGGGCGCTCACGCTCCCGGCACAGCTGCGCGCTCTCGCGTCCCAGAGCTACACCGCCCCGTGGGAGGTCCTCGTCGTCGACAACGGCTCGACCGACTCGACGCGCGAGGTGGCGGAGAAAGCGCGCCCCGACCTGCCCGGTCTGCGGATCGTCGACGCCCACGAGCGCCCCGGCGAGAGCTGCGCCCGCAACCGCGGAATCGCCGCCGCCCGCGGTGACTTCATCGCCTTCTGCGACGCGGACGACGTCGCCGACCCCGGCTGGCTCACCGCGCTGGCCTCGGCCGCCCAGGACGCCGACCTCATCGGCGGCAGCCTGGACAGCACTGTGCTCAGCCCCATGTACGCCGACGAGCAGCCGGCGCCCATGACCGAGCAGACGGACTTCCTGCCCTTCGCGCGTGGCGCCAACTGCGCCGCCTGGAAAGACGTGTTGACGACGATCGGCGGCTGGGACGAGAGCTACCGGGGCGGCGGCGAGGACATGGACCTGTCCTGGCGGGCCCACCTGTGCGGCTACCGGGTCCACTACGCGCACGACGCCCGCATGCACTACCGGCTGCGCGCCGAGCTCTCCGGCCTGGCCCGGCAGAAGTGGAACTACGGCAGGTCCGGCGCCCGGCTGTACGCCGCCTACCGCCACGCCGGCTTCGAGCGCCGCGACAACCGGACGGTCCTCATGAACTGGTCCTGGCTGCTCCTGCACACCTCCGACCTCGCCCGCTCCCCGAGCCTGCGCCGCCGCTGGATCCGCTACGGCGCCCGGCTCTCCGGCTTCCTGGCCGGCAGCACGGAGCGGGGGGTCAGATACCTCTGA
- the argG gene encoding argininosuccinate synthase codes for MSKVLTSLPTGERVGIAFSGGLDTSVAVAWMRDKGAVPCTYTADIGQYDEPDIASVPGRAQTYGAEIARLVDCRAALVEEGLAALTCGAFHIRSGGRAYFNTTPLGRAVTGTLLVRAMLEDDVQIWGDGSTFKGNDIERFYRYGLLANPHLRIYKPWLDADFVTELGGRKEMSEWLLAHGLPYRDSAEKAYSTDANIWGATHEAKTLEHLDTGVETVEPIMGVRFWDPEVEILTEDVTIGFDQGRPVTINGKEFDSAVDLVMEANAIGGRHGLGMSDQIENRIIEAKSRGIYEAPGMALLHAAYERLVNAIHNEDTLAQYYNEGRRLGRLMYEGRWLDPQALMVRESLQRWVGAAVTGEVTLRLRRGEDYSLLDTTGPAFSYHPDKLSMERTEDSAFGPVDRIGQLTMRNLDIADSRAKLEQYVGLGLIGTGSPAIGASQAAATGLIGTMPEMPEGGAEAIASRGEVSEEDALLDRAAMESGTD; via the coding sequence ATGTCTAAGGTCCTCACCTCCCTGCCCACCGGCGAGCGTGTCGGTATCGCCTTCTCGGGCGGACTCGACACCTCGGTCGCGGTCGCCTGGATGCGCGACAAGGGCGCCGTCCCGTGCACGTACACCGCCGACATCGGCCAGTACGACGAGCCCGACATCGCCTCGGTGCCCGGCCGTGCGCAGACCTACGGTGCGGAGATCGCGCGCCTGGTCGACTGCCGGGCCGCGCTGGTCGAGGAGGGCCTGGCAGCACTGACCTGCGGCGCGTTCCACATCCGCTCGGGCGGGCGCGCGTACTTCAACACGACCCCCCTCGGCCGCGCCGTCACCGGCACGCTGCTGGTGCGGGCGATGCTGGAGGACGACGTACAGATCTGGGGCGACGGCTCGACCTTCAAGGGCAACGACATCGAGCGGTTCTACCGCTACGGCCTGCTCGCCAACCCGCATCTGCGGATCTACAAGCCCTGGCTGGACGCGGACTTCGTGACCGAACTCGGCGGCCGCAAGGAAATGTCGGAGTGGCTGCTCGCCCACGGCCTGCCCTACCGGGACAGCGCGGAGAAGGCGTACTCCACCGACGCCAACATCTGGGGTGCCACCCACGAGGCCAAGACGCTGGAGCACCTGGACACCGGCGTGGAGACCGTCGAGCCGATCATGGGCGTGCGGTTCTGGGACCCCGAGGTCGAGATCCTCACCGAGGACGTGACGATCGGCTTCGACCAGGGCCGCCCGGTGACGATCAACGGCAAGGAGTTCGACTCCGCTGTCGACCTGGTCATGGAGGCCAACGCCATCGGCGGCCGGCACGGCCTCGGCATGTCCGACCAGATCGAGAACCGCATCATCGAGGCCAAGAGCCGGGGCATCTACGAGGCCCCCGGCATGGCTCTCCTGCACGCGGCGTACGAGCGTCTCGTCAACGCCATCCACAACGAGGACACCCTCGCCCAGTACTACAACGAGGGCCGACGTCTCGGGCGGCTGATGTACGAGGGCCGCTGGCTGGACCCGCAGGCACTGATGGTGCGCGAGTCACTTCAGCGCTGGGTCGGCGCGGCCGTCACCGGTGAGGTGACACTGCGGCTGCGGCGCGGTGAGGACTACTCGCTCCTCGACACCACGGGCCCGGCGTTCAGCTACCACCCGGACAAGCTGTCCATGGAGCGCACCGAGGACTCGGCGTTCGGCCCGGTGGACCGGATCGGCCAGCTCACCATGCGCAACCTCGACATCGCCGACTCGCGCGCCAAGCTGGAGCAGTACGTCGGCCTCGGTCTCATCGGCACCGGCAGCCCCGCGATCGGCGCCTCCCAGGCGGCCGCGACCGGCCTCATCGGCACCATGCCCGAGATGCCGGAGGGTGGCGCCGAGGCCATCGCCTCCCGCGGTGAGGTCTCCGAGGAGGACGCGCTGCTGGACCGCGCGGCCATGGAGTCCGGCACGGACTGA
- a CDS encoding BlaI/MecI/CopY family transcriptional regulator, whose amino-acid sequence MSEVESATTELKTQYAAQVAADLERNTKEQERIGAEVAALQEQLSALEHDQALLVNLQRTLGAESLEQAGPSEEETATAAKPSLPRQASAETKSGRRKRSTASKPKKAAAKTPETKASAPAAKLPTLVELIHNHLGRQSEPRSSAEISTALAQAHPDRDIKPKVVRTTVEGLVAKGHVQRTKQGSSVFYTAAETPAADNSAEQEPVTA is encoded by the coding sequence ATGTCCGAAGTCGAGTCAGCGACCACGGAACTCAAGACGCAGTACGCCGCTCAGGTGGCTGCGGACCTTGAGCGCAACACCAAGGAACAGGAACGTATCGGCGCCGAAGTGGCCGCACTTCAGGAGCAGTTGAGTGCCCTGGAGCACGACCAGGCCCTGCTGGTGAACCTGCAGCGGACGCTGGGCGCCGAGAGCCTGGAGCAAGCAGGTCCGAGCGAGGAGGAGACTGCCACGGCGGCCAAGCCCTCGCTGCCGCGACAGGCCTCGGCCGAGACCAAGTCGGGCAGGCGCAAGAGGTCAACCGCCTCGAAGCCGAAGAAGGCGGCGGCCAAGACCCCCGAGACGAAGGCGTCCGCACCCGCGGCGAAGCTGCCCACTCTCGTGGAGCTGATCCACAACCACCTCGGCCGGCAGTCCGAACCGCGGTCCTCCGCGGAGATCAGCACCGCGCTCGCCCAGGCCCACCCCGACCGCGACATCAAGCCCAAGGTCGTGCGCACCACCGTGGAGGGGCTCGTCGCCAAGGGTCATGTGCAGCGCACCAAGCAGGGCTCGTCCGTCTTCTACACGGCGGCCGAGACTCCTGCGGCCGACAACTCCGCGGAGCAGGAGCCTGTCACCGCCTGA
- a CDS encoding TauD/TfdA dioxygenase family protein, with product MTVMSAGPQPALREARVPEGGMYEGERVLRRLPEGWEERPYERFEVVPQGRTIGAEIRGLSLARPLGDALREEVNRALLEWKVLFFRGQRLTSAQQRDFAGQWGELETNPLLAQGASEDVVRFDKGSGSTPTFENVWHADVTFRERPALGAVLQLHEVPPLGGDTMWADMAAAYDNLPQQVKDRVDGATAVHDFIPGFARFYPPERLVPLQDTFPPVEHPVVRTHPETGRRLLFVNTSFTTRITGMDREESDRLLRYLTQQAHVPEYQVRFRWQPGDVAFWDNRATQHYAVNDYAPHPRVAERVAIAGDRPYA from the coding sequence ATGACTGTCATGAGCGCCGGACCACAGCCCGCACTGCGCGAGGCCCGCGTACCCGAAGGCGGGATGTACGAGGGCGAGCGCGTCCTGCGCCGCCTGCCCGAGGGGTGGGAGGAGCGCCCGTACGAACGCTTCGAGGTGGTGCCCCAAGGGCGCACGATCGGGGCGGAGATACGGGGCCTCAGTCTCGCGCGGCCGTTGGGAGACGCGCTGCGCGAGGAGGTGAACCGGGCACTGCTGGAGTGGAAGGTGCTGTTCTTCCGGGGTCAGCGCCTGACATCCGCGCAGCAGCGTGACTTCGCCGGGCAGTGGGGGGAGTTGGAGACCAACCCGCTGCTCGCCCAAGGGGCCAGTGAGGATGTCGTCCGCTTCGACAAGGGCAGTGGATCCACGCCCACCTTCGAGAACGTGTGGCACGCCGATGTGACCTTCCGGGAGCGGCCCGCGCTCGGCGCGGTGCTCCAACTGCACGAGGTCCCGCCGCTCGGCGGGGACACCATGTGGGCCGACATGGCTGCCGCCTACGACAATCTGCCGCAGCAGGTGAAGGACCGCGTCGACGGGGCCACCGCCGTGCACGACTTCATCCCCGGCTTCGCCCGCTTCTACCCGCCCGAGCGGCTCGTACCGCTCCAGGACACCTTTCCGCCCGTGGAGCATCCGGTGGTGCGCACCCACCCGGAGACGGGACGGCGACTGCTCTTCGTCAACACCTCGTTCACCACTCGGATCACCGGCATGGACCGCGAGGAGAGCGACCGCCTGCTGCGTTACCTCACGCAGCAGGCCCATGTGCCGGAGTACCAGGTGCGGTTCCGGTGGCAGCCGGGCGACGTCGCCTTCTGGGACAACCGCGCCACCCAGCACTACGCGGTGAACGACTACGCGCCGCACCCCCGGGTGGCGGAGCGGGTCGCCATCGCGGGCGACCGGCCGTACGCGTAG